A region of the Drosophila subobscura isolate 14011-0131.10 chromosome J, UCBerk_Dsub_1.0, whole genome shotgun sequence genome:
cacaaTTCTCCATTTGGATAATGTAATCAtttgcacatatttatttaaatatttagtacataataaaaaatttagttgtccctttttgtttgttggtttctaTGCTCGTCGCAACTCGTAGCGATCATAAGTATATACTGTAATGCTATGGTCTATATATCTAAAACGGCTTTCATTCATACCTTTCAGCGAGAGTGTTtagcgggagagagaggagagtgagtGCAGTAGACAGCAGgctctctatcgctctctctctcacatgGCTTTGCATGTTAAACCGCGAAAAAGCTTTTAGTGGTTgtcatgttgctgttgtttttttattgttaagtAAAAATGTTGATACTTCTGCAGTTTGTTGTAGTTCTTGTTGTCAATATGTATGcttgcatttatgtatgtatgtatgtatgtacggaTGTACgttgcatttatgtatgtatgtatgtatgtatattcaatgACGCTTAATCACAGatcaatttttaaaatttcatttgacttAGAAGTTAAGAAACAAAGTACACAATTCACATCATCAGACCATGACGATCCTTCGATTCTCCTTCCTTTCCTCCATCATTCCATCTCGTACTAAATATTACTTTcctttgttggtttttgtggatctttttttggctttggacAGCGGGCTGTGGAACTCAAGTGAAATGTCTGGCGTACATGTGTGGGATGCTGGATGTGCTTTTGGGGTTTGTGGATCAAGAGTGCTGAGACAAATTAGCGACTAAAACTAGTTATATTCCACACATTCTTTTTCTGTCCAAATGAAGAACACTTTCCACACCTGCTCCTATCGTATCGTACAGTATTTATCTTCCTTTAAGTGGTTTTCTTTGCAGTCTCAAATTGTTTATGGGGGTTGCTATaatatgtaaaacaagaagaagaacaacTAAGTGGATCCTCCGCTTGGCAAGAGTCGTTAAAGCAGGGCGTGTGcggtataaaaagaaacatgTCCATCTCCAGCTGTGGATATCTTGTATAGTGGATCGTTGGTCGGCTTCGACCAGCGATGAATACTTGAGAACAAAGGGGTTCCGGCCAGGGGAGGGTATAGAGGGGATATAGAGAGCTCTTAGAGGGGGGGCTTCAATCACTTTTTGATGAGActctcgcagctgctgctgagattTGGCAACGACTTGAAGAAGAGGCGCGAACGATCCATTTGGGCATCGGCGGCACTGTGTCCCTTGCATCTGCCGTCCGGTCCAGCGCAGGAACCGTTCACGCCTCTGTCGAAGGAGCGGTGCATGACAAGAGTGGGCTGCGGATGCTGGCTGGCGTAGGCGGCTGGCGGCGACAGTGGCGACGTGGGCAGGTCAATGTCCAGCACGGTGTCTGCTGCACTAGCCTTTAGCTTGGGGTCTGAGTAGcggcgcagctcctccttACCATCGCCCTTGCCCAGACAGTCGGCGGCACAGCAGCCGATGGGCTGGTCCGAGCCCAGGATGCTCGAGTGGCGGTAGTCTATCTTTGGCGGCGTGCTGTAGTCGTACGGGTGCACAGCGTTGTCCAGGCCCACGCTCGGGTCGTTCAGCATATCACGGTTCTCCAGAAAGATGGACGAGTTAGAGTAGCGCTTCGTCTGGTGCGGCTTGTATACGAATCCTCCCAGCCCGTTGGCCACGGCATGCGACACTCCCGAGCTGATCGAGGGCGCCTTCTGTTCCCCGCTGCCTGCAAACAGAGATACGATACATTATTAAGAGTGTTTGAAAGAAAGGAGGACGATCCACTCACCACTGAAGCTGCTGAGCTGGAGGGCGTGCTCGCGGCCCGTGTCTGTAGATATTCCGCTGGCACTGAGATCCTGCCGCGAGCCGACACACAAATCAGTGGCCGAGCCGCGACTCGAGCCCTCTGAGTGCTCCAGCACGTTGTGTATGGAGTCGTGAAAGGGCGTCATGCTGCCCGATCCCTGGGGACAGGGCCTAAACGAGGAGATCTGTGACACCACATCGTCCAGCGCCCAGTCACGGTCGTAGTTATGCTGCGACTGCGAGCACTCAATGTTGGCGGCCACTGCCACCTGACCCAGTGGCTGGCCCGGTAGCTGCTGACGCTGTCCCAGCGGGTCCTCGGTTTGTGTGCaagcactgctgctgctgtgcggcaCCTCTAGCTCGGCGGCCAACTGCAGCATGTGTTGTGGCGAGGCATTCAGCAGCCGCTGTTGCaactgcttctgttgctggcTGAGGCCGCCCGCGCCAGCACCGCTCTCCAGTGCCGCACAGCTCGAATCGTGTGCGGCGTGGGCTACAGCCAAGCCAGAGGCATTGATCTCCACCGCTCCACTGGATGTCCCACCGTGTGAAAGAGGCTCACTGAACTGCTGATGATGACGGGCGGCCACTGGTGAAGGCGGGGCCAATGGATGGATCTTCTCCGGCGCATTCTGAATCAGCAGGATTCTGTGGAAACGTTCGAAATAAGTTGCATGAGTGGAAATTTAGACAGGGATGCCTGATGCTGACCTGTTGCGTGCCTTCCAGCGGTGGCAGAGATGCAGATAGGCCTTGCACTGGATGTACATGAAGACGATGCCCCCAGTGAGTCCCACGGTGACTACGGCCAGCTTTGTCCAGAAGGGCCAGTCTACAAAgagcatagagagagagaaggggtAATTAtaagctatgtacatataagcaGTTTTCAGTAATGACAGTCCAGCCGCTTGGATCGGTTCACGGGGCAGCTAAACAATTACACAATTACAGATATTCTGTGCACTTATCCGACCCGCATGaacctggagctggagttcCGGCAACTAATTGCGAATCGAGTCGTACCTATGAGACCACGTTGCACGTCGTCTGCAGCCCGCTCGATGAGCACACACAGCGACCAGATGACGCACAGGGCGGCCGCGCAATGGAACAGCACCGAGCAGCAGAGGCGACGCCGCTCAATACCGGAGATGTCAAGGCTGCGCCACTGCAATGGAGACGAGCCCAACCGCAATGGGGAGACggaggcacacacaaatcaacATTCACATATCACATCCGAGAGTCCAAGTCCAATCGATGCAGCAGAAGCCAGAACAATgccaaaacgaaatcaaataaattagaTGCGGATTCAAATGGAAACTGGAGCCGGACACTTACCTCGTTGAAGGGTTTGATCTTGGTGTGCATGATGAAGGGGAACTTGCACAGCTCGCAGGAGTTCGTCTCGGAGGCGGTTAGCCATTGCTGCAGGCATGCCTGGTGCACGTACTTGAGGCTGCCGGAGCAATAGCAGGGCGTCAGCAAGGGATTCAAAGGATCACTCTCGCAGTGGCAGATGCGGCAGATGTCACCGCTATTTTGCGaggcctggctgctgccagaaCCGAATCTGAAATATAAATTAGAATATAGTTAATAATTTGCTTGTAATGTTATGAAATGGATGAAATGAATCCCACACTTGGTACCAACACCAGAAGGGGGGAACATCAACAGAAATCTCTCTTTATCTGCCTTGATTGGCAGCACAAAAAGGCAAACTTTGGAGTGGGTGCCTGAGTCTCGGAGGCCTTTGTGCCCGTTGCCCTTTCAGCGATGTATTGGAATTGAAAACGAGTGATGCCTCAGCTTCTGTTGTACTCATATATTAACCTCATTATGCCAATTACATTGCAAAGCGAATGGATAGTGCGTTTCAGCAGCATTGAAGTCATAATTCAAGGCAAAATATATGCctcaaatattcaaaataaatcaattctgCAGAAATCTAAGACTCTAGAGATTGAATCCATTGAGTTGTGGAATTTGGAGAATAGTTAAGTcatcaaaaaaatattaataatcatGTTTCTATCTGTTGTCATCGAATTCAGTCACTGATCGAATAAGACATTCGAGTTTTCCAGAGGTTGAGTCAGCAATtagcaaaattcaattatgaaaaCTCATTAAATTGAGTAAAGGAATATAAACTATGGAATAAATTAACTAATCGAATGGCGATAATTAACGAATAAATGAATGTATTTTCCATTAATGTAATCATTAAATACACAACACTGATGACAAATTAAATGGCGATCAGTTAATGAACACATAAATTCCGCAGAATTAACACAAGGCTTGGGTGAAGCTGTTCTTATGGCtgtgaaacgcactgtacaaCGCACAACACCCTGGACGAATatgcgcataaaaaatcattacGCCTGATAAGCCAAACCAATTTCATTCGcattttttgcattcatttttaaagcataaattaatattaatgatGGGGAGCCCAGATATGTCTGAATAATGTTGGGAGAAATATTAATGAAAGCTTTTTGTGGCTTCGAATGAATCAGATTTGGCAGCTGTcaactcttttctttttccagcCAAAGAACGTGCATAGGAGTCACGTTCAGTGGCCATCAGTTCTGTATGTTGAACTACAGTCGAAATATAGAGATTCCATAAAGAGAAATCTGTGTACATATCAATAGAAATCCACGTACAAAGACCAGACCGAAGCAAGTGAGCGAAAGTTCAACGAACCATTTGGATGACTTCCTGCTAAAAATGCCAATACAATGTACAGATTGAAGATAAAACTTAGCAACGACAAACTTCTAgactctagagtctagactctagagtgttgcttaaattgcatttttgtactgtagttttttggcattcaatCATTTGATATAAATGATCTTGCAAACGGAAATACTTTGACCAGTGGCTAcataaatttcacattttttggtatatttattgcGTTTGCATtccaagaaaatatatttctgttgAAATCTCTCTTCTAAAAAATGCTAACAGAAGTCCGTGCTCACCCAatcacatgcatacataatacatatgtacaatatgtaaaccaaaatgtaatcaaatgcatatttataaaGCATTACTTGAACTTTGCGATGGGGCTTTGATTCGATGGCTGCCTGATTAGCATGTGTGTGGGCATGAGCCTCAGATGAGTGCCCTGCCTTTCGTCAGTGAGCATTCACTCTTGCAAGTTCCTCGTTGAGGTTCCCCTTTGGTTGTGTGGCAAGTTCTCCACTGGACAAAGGCAATTAGCCTTTGTTGGCCGCCCTATCATTATGGCTGAAACACACGCCCGCCCATCACCACCACCTCAGGCACCACCTGTGAACCAGTGTacctgtgggtgtgtgtatggaACTGTAGTATCTAATCTAAGTAAGGGCCAGTGGCTGGTAGAGAACTTTTACTTTCTAGCTTTTATCTACTTCCATCTCCCATGCCCTCCAcctccactctctctttgtgtttgtggtggCACTTGTGTCTGCTTCTATTTTAGAGTTCAGCCCGCAAGTGCGTGATTGAGTCGAAGGACAGACAGGACAAATGGACAAGTGGTAAGAGCCAAAGcccaggcaaaggcaaaagcaaaagcaaaggctcCTACTAAACacatttgttgtggctgtcaGCAGTGACATGgtcatggacatggacatgaacGTGGACGTAGATGTGGACATGAAAGTAGAGTTGGATGTGCGGACATGTCTCCCTCTGTCTAATGCTCGTGTTTCGAGTCAATATACTGTCCTTGGATCGATGAATAGCATTTGTGGCCTATGCCGCAAAGGAGCTTCCAAGCTTAAGTTCAGTTCATAAAGTACACAAATAAAGTACATGTACACTCAAAGAAAACTCAGCACATTTATGGCAAATAAAGCCAACATTCAGTTGGCCAGCTTTCGAAGACATTGCATCATTTATTCGGTCCCTTAAGTGGCTTATAGAAATGACATCATTGTGTCTTCGATTTGTCTTTTTTAAGTAGCTATTTCCCTCAGTGTAGGTCGTACATATGTCTGCCTCTTAGATAGTTATCCCTTTTAGGGCCCTTCTTTCTGCTTCGAtggatgccagccagccaaagaCGCCACAATAACAACATTTCTATGCGTAAGTCGCAATTTTTATGACTTCATTAGGCTTTTGGGTGGCTCCAGACGGTCGCTGGCAGCTGTTTCTTCCTCACACCTCTTGGTCCATGGGCACTTAGTGGCATATATTATTCCTCGAAGAGTGGAAAAGCccctcaactcaactcaaaaaaattccacaaatttTCAACGCAATAAGATTGGAAAGGCCGATTCAAATgcatgaatataaataaactttcATACATAGGAACACGTTCGATCGCTCGGAATTATACAGAACGTGAGAGAGCAGTCGTATTTCCCAGAAAGATTTATCATGGATCGCGGGTCATTACTTTTCAAGCAATTTCCCTCTACTCGCCCCTTTGGACACTTCATATAACACTTTGCTTTTTAAATTGTACTTTATCAAAGGGCATCTATAAGTACggacaaaacaaacatttgcaaTGCTATCGCATTACGCCACGAGTGGGGACAGGGAACAGGGGACAGGCAGGTGGGGGGCTAGGGTTTCaacaaaagtcgaaaaaataatacaacacGAAACGGTTTTGCCCCTACGGGTCTTGGGTTTCCGTTGCGAAATGCAGTTAAGCACTTTTCTTTCTGTTGGTTTGGTTTCCCATTTGCCCCACAGTCGCTTTTCGCATTTCCAAGGAAATCAGTCCTCTATTTAAAGCACATAATCACTCTTTAATTCTGGGAACACACTATCAGAAACAAATACATTTCACATATCAATAAACGTAGGAACACAGCACAAGTAAGAAATGTAAGAAATGATAGATTAGATCTCTCAAATGACAGATTTAACTCTACCAAAAGGTAGCTAATATGTATCCTTCTATTCTATCAATCATACATGATTGTTGGTTAATCAACAGACGGAGAATCGAGCCTAGTAAATGCACAAcattgtgtgtatttgtgctATCTCCCACTGTTATCGCTGGCAAACACAGTAAATAATCAGCAGAGTTGTTCGGATTATTGATACGTGTTGTATTTACGAAATGCTTCAGgtacgatgacgatgatgttgAGCAAACCAAACGGTGGGTAGAACCTATTCCATCATTGTATCTACCTTATCGGCATTTTCTCTTCGTTAGTTAATGCTTCTCCTTCAAGCTATCTAATTTCGGACATAGATTAACATCTTGCTTGCATTTAGTCCTCCTTTGTactcaaatttaattgcaactaAATTAGCGCctttattttcagtttcattcCAGTTACAGTCAGTCAACGAAACAGGGCACGCCCCTGCCCAGACCGACCAGATCCGACAAATAATCGTGATATGAAGACAGTGCTGGGGGAGTCGGATCCAACTGTCGttgtgctttgttttgtttcttccaGCGCTTTGATATTTGCgcattattttttgtgtgctgtgcctgTGTTTCGGAAACTTATTTTAAGTTCCAACTGGTTTAAGTTCGAGGTAATGCCGGGCAATTAATGCAAAAGTTATAAAGAGAGCGGgtgagcgagagggagagagcgtgATGGGGGCGCCAAATATAATGTTGTGCGCACATGGAGTTTCCTTTGTTTGGCCAACCTATTCGACAGTACAGTGGAACTTCCATAACAAAGATTGTcactgctgcagcggctggcTGACTCTGTTTATGGTGCTTTTATTGTAGCAATTTTACCATAAAAATCTACATGAAAATAATTGTTGTAATccattgtttgcattttgccatcTTTGTGATAACAAAGAAATATCATAAATGGTCAAGCTGCTATAGAGAAATTTATAGTTTATAGTGCTCTGTGTTCCAGTGTACCACTGTACCTGcaccatctctctctcactctttgtcTGTGAGTCATACAACAATAGTTTGCGGAAGCCTTATCAGCTGTATACCCCCGCTGCGcaccgctccactccactttacattttcattataCTCTGTAAATATTTGGACGTAATTGCCCAAGCCAAAGCTCTGGCCGTGCAACATGTTCGCACAtacagtggcggaaaaaataatagaaacgacaggCGATTCACACTTgaatccaaatattttgtttttggtgaaagTTGTTTACATCAAAGCAAGTGTGCTTTGTTGCAGGATATTAGGGCTTTATATAGGACCCTCTTTAGGGCTCCTTT
Encoded here:
- the LOC117895491 gene encoding uncharacterized protein LOC117895491, which codes for MPCDNAKTSSDIEHVDWNSGQHYANVRFGSGSSQASQNSGDICRICHCESDPLNPLLTPCYCSGSLKYVHQACLQQWLTASETNSCELCKFPFIMHTKIKPFNEWRSLDISGIERRRLCCSVLFHCAAALCVIWSLCVLIERAADDVQRGLIDWPFWTKLAVVTVGLTGGIVFMYIQCKAYLHLCHRWKARNRILLIQNAPEKIHPLAPPSPVAARHHQQFSEPLSHGGTSSGAVEINASGLAVAHAAHDSSCAALESGAGAGGLSQQQKQLQQRLLNASPQHMLQLAAELEVPHSSSSACTQTEDPLGQRQQLPGQPLGQVAVAANIECSQSQHNYDRDWALDDVVSQISSFRPCPQGSGSMTPFHDSIHNVLEHSEGSSRGSATDLCVGSRQDLSASGISTDTGREHALQLSSFSGSGEQKAPSISSGVSHAVANGLGGFVYKPHQTKRYSNSSIFLENRDMLNDPSVGLDNAVHPYDYSTPPKIDYRHSSILGSDQPIGCCAADCLGKGDGKEELRRYSDPKLKASAADTVLDIDLPTSPLSPPAAYASQHPQPTLVMHRSFDRGVNGSCAGPDGRCKGHSAADAQMDRSRLFFKSLPNLSSSCESLIKK